A section of the Paracoccaceae bacterium genome encodes:
- a CDS encoding Na+/H+ antiporter subunit C — MTSEFFFGHLNYWLFIILMMTGLYIVVAKGNLVKKIVGLNIFQTSVFMFYISIGNVTGGTAPIFPLDMKVDPDVLYSNPLPHVLILTAIVVGVATTALGLALIVCIREEFGTIEEDALLELEHEISRKVNDQHGDAMGGRHSGD; from the coding sequence ATGACGTCTGAGTTTTTCTTTGGGCACCTGAACTACTGGCTGTTCATCATCCTGATGATGACCGGCCTCTATATCGTTGTGGCCAAGGGCAATCTGGTCAAGAAGATCGTCGGGCTGAACATCTTTCAGACCTCGGTTTTCATGTTCTACATCTCGATCGGCAACGTCACCGGCGGCACCGCGCCGATCTTTCCGCTGGATATGAAGGTTGACCCGGATGTCCTCTATTCCAACCCGCTGCCGCATGTGTTGATCCTGACCGCAATTGTCGTCGGCGTGGCCACAACGGCGCTGGGCCTGGCGCTGATTGTGTGCATACGTGAGGAATTCGGCACCATTGAAGAAGACGCGCTGCTGGAGCTTGAGCATGAGATTTCGCGGAAAGTGAACGACCAGCACGGTGATGCGATGGGCGGGCGACACAGTGGCGACTGA
- a CDS encoding Na(+)/H(+) antiporter subunit B, giving the protein MMRHHLILRVITKLLVGAIILFGLYVQFHGDFSPGGGFQAGVIIAVAFILYGVVFSLHHVQRVFPPWLVHKLLALGLLIYAFTGLYSFTRGFRYLDYAAFDPHHPSHGQHYGILLVEAGVGITVTGVMIAIYYAFAARTPVISDEEW; this is encoded by the coding sequence CTGATGCGTCATCACCTGATCCTGCGCGTCATCACCAAACTGCTGGTCGGTGCCATCATCCTGTTCGGTCTTTACGTCCAGTTTCACGGCGATTTTTCGCCCGGGGGCGGGTTTCAGGCCGGGGTGATCATCGCGGTGGCCTTCATCCTTTATGGCGTCGTGTTCAGCCTGCACCATGTTCAGCGGGTGTTCCCGCCCTGGCTGGTCCACAAGCTGCTGGCGCTGGGTCTGCTGATCTATGCGTTCACCGGATTGTACAGTTTCACGCGAGGGTTTCGGTACCTCGACTATGCGGCTTTCGACCCGCATCACCCCTCGCACGGGCAACACTATGGCATTCTGCTGGTCGAAGCCGGGGTCGGCATCACCGTAACCGGCGTCATGATCGCGATCTACTATGCCTTCGCCGCCCGCACCCCCGTCATCAGCGATGAGGAGTGGTGA
- a CDS encoding DUF4040 domain-containing protein, with translation MDLFITITLFTFMVLTALAVVRMRSLFAVVMLSGIFSLLSALLFMTMDAVDVAFTEAAVGAGITTVLMLGTMALTSRHERPTARSPLIPLFVVVVTGSALIYGTMDMPNFGDPAAPAQTHVGADYIERTPDDIDLPNMVTAVLASYRGYDTLGEVAVVFTAGIGVLLLISGLRRRRRDDEDEEGSA, from the coding sequence ATAGACCTGTTCATCACCATAACGCTGTTCACCTTCATGGTGCTGACGGCCCTTGCCGTTGTGCGAATGCGCAGCCTGTTCGCGGTTGTCATGCTGTCGGGGATCTTCAGCCTGTTGTCGGCCTTGCTGTTCATGACCATGGACGCCGTCGACGTCGCCTTTACCGAGGCCGCAGTCGGCGCCGGGATCACCACGGTGCTGATGCTGGGCACCATGGCGCTGACCTCGCGCCATGAACGCCCGACGGCCCGGTCACCGCTGATCCCGCTGTTTGTGGTCGTTGTGACCGGTTCGGCGCTGATTTACGGCACGATGGACATGCCGAATTTCGGCGATCCGGCCGCCCCGGCACAGACCCATGTCGGTGCCGATTATATCGAACGCACGCCCGATGACATCGATCTTCCCAACATGGTGACCGCCGTTTTGGCCAGCTATCGCGGTTACGACACGCTGGGTGAGGTTGCCGTGGTCTTCACCGCCGGGATCGGCGTGCTGCTGTTGATCAGCGGATTGCGCCGCCGACGCCGTGACGACGAAGATGAGGAGGGGTCCGCCTGA
- a CDS encoding cation:proton antiporter translates to MSDPEFLVEGLSWGFILAGSAFLLIGAFGVLRFPDFWSRLHAVSVMDSAGVILLLIGMAIQAGPTLIAVKLLIIGLFLFITGPTATHAVANAAFVSGLRPKEGDGLRSIVDAPTPAQDGDLQAADLS, encoded by the coding sequence ATGAGCGATCCGGAATTCCTTGTTGAGGGTCTGAGCTGGGGCTTCATCCTGGCAGGCAGCGCCTTCCTGCTGATCGGCGCTTTCGGCGTGTTGCGGTTTCCCGATTTCTGGTCGCGTCTGCACGCGGTGTCGGTCATGGACAGCGCTGGTGTGATCCTTTTGCTGATCGGCATGGCGATCCAGGCCGGGCCGACACTGATCGCGGTGAAGCTGTTGATCATCGGGTTGTTTTTGTTCATCACCGGCCCGACGGCGACACATGCGGTGGCAAATGCCGCCTTCGTTTCCGGCCTGCGCCCGAAAGAAGGCGATGGGTTGCGCAGCATTGTTGACGCGCCGACACCTGCGCAGGATGGCGACTTGCAAGCGGCAGACCTGTCATAG
- a CDS encoding pH regulation protein F yields MFAVGTVALLIAMVIVLIRVFRGATLYDRVLAVNAFGTITVLFIGIVGFLMERPEFLDIAMLYALINFVGTIAILKFFRYRAIGDIPRNDPEEEAAG; encoded by the coding sequence ATGTTCGCAGTTGGCACTGTCGCGCTTCTGATCGCCATGGTCATAGTTCTGATTCGGGTTTTCCGGGGGGCGACGCTGTACGACCGGGTGCTGGCCGTGAACGCCTTTGGCACCATCACAGTCTTGTTCATCGGCATTGTTGGCTTCCTGATGGAGCGGCCGGAATTCCTTGATATCGCAATGCTTTATGCGCTGATCAATTTTGTCGGCACGATCGCCATCCTCAAATTCTTCCGGTATCGCGCGATCGGCGATATTCCACGCAACGACCCCGAGGAGGAGGCCGCAGGATGA
- a CDS encoding capsule biosynthesis protein produces the protein MTMKAKALKYRIRASTPLAADVPDGGADQAGGQPAGNPMDAFRERPTETPAANSGEPTGSFATDIAAIRREGLTGRQLRMARRMAQKNGLAPTSDFDAVRQLRERGIDPFQRANMLELVTEKTGDSEADAPSPAPGVSQATASPSVPAQPMPEDHRVYQIRAVREIQREIAQRRRRRLATLLARLTVFVLLPTFLTGWYFYVMATPMYSTKSEFLIQQSEGAGGSSIGGLFSGTSFATSQDSITVQSYLESREALLRLDNDIGFKAHFSHEDIDPLQRLDPDATNEAAYKLFKKQVTIGYDPTEGIVKMEVGAADPEVSAAFSRALIAYAEEQVDNLTQRLRGDQMRGARESFDEAEAKMIAAQDRVLALQEKLGVLDPTSESSALLGQVNRFETEVQEKRLELQQLLENLRPNQAHVRAVEGDISRLETLITELRNQLTGATENRDSLASIASQLRVAEVDLQTRTALMQQSLQQMESARIEANRQVRYLSLGVSPIAPDAATYPKSFINTLLAFLIFTGFYLMASLTVSILREQVSG, from the coding sequence ATGACTATGAAGGCTAAGGCTCTGAAGTATCGCATTCGCGCTTCGACGCCTTTGGCGGCCGATGTGCCGGATGGGGGCGCGGACCAGGCCGGTGGCCAGCCTGCGGGCAACCCGATGGATGCGTTCCGCGAACGCCCGACCGAAACACCCGCCGCAAACAGTGGCGAACCGACCGGGTCCTTCGCGACCGATATTGCGGCAATCCGGCGCGAGGGGCTGACCGGCCGCCAGCTGCGCATGGCGCGACGGATGGCGCAGAAGAACGGCCTTGCCCCGACATCCGACTTTGATGCTGTCCGCCAGCTGAGAGAACGCGGTATCGACCCCTTCCAGCGCGCGAATATGCTGGAGCTGGTGACCGAAAAAACCGGAGACTCCGAGGCGGACGCCCCGTCGCCTGCACCCGGCGTCTCGCAGGCCACGGCCAGCCCCTCGGTCCCGGCACAGCCAATGCCCGAAGATCACCGGGTCTATCAGATCCGCGCAGTGCGTGAAATCCAGCGCGAGATTGCCCAGCGCAGGCGTCGGCGACTGGCGACATTGCTGGCACGGCTGACGGTCTTTGTGTTGCTTCCGACGTTCCTCACCGGTTGGTATTTCTACGTCATGGCAACCCCGATGTATTCGACCAAGTCCGAATTTCTGATCCAGCAATCCGAAGGCGCAGGCGGGTCTTCGATTGGCGGCTTGTTCTCTGGCACCAGTTTCGCGACCAGTCAGGATTCGATCACGGTCCAAAGCTATCTTGAAAGCCGCGAGGCATTGCTGCGGTTGGATAATGACATCGGTTTCAAGGCGCACTTCAGCCACGAAGACATCGACCCATTGCAGCGGCTGGACCCGGACGCCACCAATGAAGCGGCCTATAAGCTGTTCAAGAAGCAGGTCACGATCGGGTATGATCCGACCGAAGGCATCGTGAAAATGGAAGTTGGCGCTGCCGATCCCGAGGTTAGCGCGGCGTTTTCGCGGGCCCTGATCGCCTATGCCGAAGAACAGGTCGATAACCTGACCCAGCGGCTGCGCGGCGACCAGATGCGCGGCGCCCGCGAAAGCTTTGATGAAGCCGAAGCCAAGATGATCGCGGCACAGGACCGGGTTCTGGCGCTACAGGAAAAACTGGGCGTCCTGGATCCGACATCGGAATCCTCTGCCCTGCTGGGGCAGGTCAACCGATTTGAAACCGAGGTGCAAGAAAAGCGCCTGGAACTTCAGCAATTGCTGGAAAATCTCCGCCCGAATCAGGCGCATGTGCGCGCTGTCGAAGGGGATATCAGCCGGTTGGAAACGCTCATCACCGAATTGCGTAATCAACTGACCGGCGCGACCGAAAACCGGGATTCTCTGGCAAGTATCGCCAGCCAGCTTAGGGTGGCCGAAGTGGATTTGCAGACGCGCACCGCTTTGATGCAGCAGTCGCTGCAGCAGATGGAAAGTGCCCGGATCGAGGCAAATCGCCAGGTGCGATACCTGTCGCTGGGTGTCAGCCCGATCGCCCCGGATGCAGCCACATACCCGAAATCCTTCATCAACACTCTGTTGGCTTTCCTGATATTCACCGGATTCTACCTGATGGCATCCCTGACCGTGTCGATCTTGCGCGAACAGGTTTCGGGCTAG
- a CDS encoding mechanosensitive ion channel: protein MPVLRLLVTLALLALVTPFPVHAQNDTTVSADDIAVAPEDVATLLKIRSILSEIDGYDDISVEVRAGVVTLTGEVLEAEAASNLIDLIGRVDGVLTVQNHMSETTDIARRLNPAAERVASRMSQIVAMLPLLIVAAIAAGLVAVLGFVLAAMRGPWERMAPNPFIAEIYRQVIRLFFIVVGLVLALDILGATALLGTILGAAGIIGLAIGFAVRDTVENFIASVLLSIRHPFSPNDLIEIEGDLGKVIRLTSRATILLSLDGNHIRIPNATVFKSRIINYSRNRERRFSFDIGVEYDSDLAAVRQLIEATVQDLPFVLEDPAATAWIEDLGDAGVVLRVTGWIDQHSTSFAAARGSAIRHAKDAIEAAGVEIPDTTYRVRLDGAFGTGMMASVTQSTSDQMQKQPPNAPPAKPLPEAREEDVQPADEQALERMVDAERLEEEQTDLLERGSALE, encoded by the coding sequence ATGCCCGTATTGCGTCTGCTGGTCACACTTGCCCTTCTGGCATTGGTGACGCCATTTCCGGTTCACGCCCAAAATGACACCACAGTCAGCGCCGACGACATTGCCGTCGCGCCCGAAGATGTGGCGACCCTGCTCAAGATCAGGTCCATCCTGTCCGAGATTGATGGCTACGACGACATCAGCGTCGAAGTGCGCGCCGGTGTCGTTACGCTGACGGGCGAGGTTCTGGAAGCCGAAGCTGCGAGCAATCTGATTGACCTGATCGGTCGGGTTGACGGCGTGCTGACCGTGCAAAATCACATGAGCGAAACGACAGACATCGCCCGGCGCCTGAACCCCGCTGCCGAGCGTGTGGCATCGCGCATGTCCCAGATCGTCGCGATGCTGCCGCTTCTGATCGTGGCAGCGATTGCCGCCGGTCTGGTCGCCGTGCTGGGCTTTGTCCTGGCGGCGATGCGCGGACCATGGGAACGCATGGCCCCCAATCCGTTCATTGCCGAGATCTATCGCCAGGTCATCCGCCTGTTCTTCATCGTCGTGGGCCTGGTTCTGGCCCTGGATATCCTTGGGGCGACGGCCCTGCTGGGCACGATCCTTGGGGCGGCGGGCATCATCGGGCTGGCAATCGGTTTCGCGGTTCGCGACACGGTGGAGAATTTCATCGCCTCGGTCCTGCTGTCGATCCGCCACCCCTTCAGCCCCAATGATCTGATCGAGATCGAGGGCGATCTGGGCAAGGTGATCCGCCTGACCAGCCGCGCAACGATCCTGTTGTCGCTGGACGGCAACCACATTCGCATACCCAACGCGACCGTATTCAAAAGCCGCATCATCAACTATTCCCGCAATCGCGAGCGTCGTTTCTCTTTCGACATCGGGGTTGAATACGACAGTGATCTGGCCGCGGTCCGCCAATTGATCGAAGCGACCGTGCAGGATCTGCCGTTTGTCCTGGAGGATCCGGCCGCCACCGCCTGGATCGAGGATCTGGGCGACGCCGGCGTGGTGCTGCGGGTCACGGGATGGATTGATCAGCATTCGACCAGCTTTGCCGCCGCGCGCGGTTCCGCCATCCGCCACGCCAAAGACGCGATCGAGGCCGCAGGCGTCGAAATCCCCGACACCACCTACCGCGTGCGGCTGGATGGCGCTTTCGGCACGGGCATGATGGCCTCGGTCACCCAATCCACTTCGGATCAGATGCAAAAGCAGCCTCCGAACGCCCCCCCGGCAAAACCCCTGCCAGAGGCGCGCGAAGAAGACGTGCAGCCCGCCGATGAACAGGCGCTGGAACGCATGGTCGACGCCGAACGCCTTGAAGAAGAACAGACAGATTTGCTCGAACGAGGCAGCGCGCTGGAATAG
- a CDS encoding IS630 family transposase (programmed frameshift), whose amino-acid sequence MSAPLPSALRIRFQRYIEEGLSGRAAALRLKLSPATGARWARQVRMKGHAEPARQGPPRGKGKLAPHREFFEELIAQDPDITLFELRNALADAEGVRVHHSSIANLLSRLGFTYKKSLVATERRRAKVRQQRADWFRYRSPAIATFPERVVFIDETAVKTNLTRLRGRAKRGKRLTMDAPFGSWGTQTLIAGLTQGALIAPWVIKGAIDGPAFAAYIREVLVPEINPGTVVILDNLATHRNKEATQALRNHGCWFLYLPPYSPDLNPIEQAFSKLKAHLRRIGARSFTQVFEAIGAICDLYDPVECWNYFKAAGYVSG is encoded by the exons ATGTCAGCACCTTTGCCATCTGCGCTTCGGATACGGTTTCAGAGATACATTGAAGAAGGGTTGAGCGGGCGCGCGGCGGCGTTGCGGTTGAAGCTGTCGCCTGCCACAGGCGCGCGGTGGGCGCGTCAGGTGAGGATGAAGGGTCATGCGGAACCTGCCCGGCAGGGACCGCCGCGCGGCAAGGGAAAGCTGGCTCCGCATCGGGAATTCTTTGAGGAGTTGATCGCACAAGACCCTGACATCACGCTCTTTGAGTTGCGTAATGCGCTGGCCGATGCAGAGGGTGTGCGGGTGCATCACTCCTCCATCGCCAACCTTCTGTCCCGGCTCGGCTTCACGTAC AAAAAGTCGCTGGTCGCAACCGAGCGCCGCCGCGCCAAGGTAAGGCAGCAACGGGCCGACTGGTTCAGATACCGCTCGCCAGCCATTGCGACCTTTCCTGAGCGCGTTGTCTTTATTGACGAAACCGCAGTGAAGACAAACCTCACGCGCCTACGCGGCAGAGCCAAGCGCGGTAAGCGCCTGACGATGGATGCGCCCTTCGGAAGCTGGGGAACCCAAACCTTGATCGCGGGCCTGACCCAAGGCGCGCTGATCGCACCTTGGGTCATCAAGGGAGCGATAGATGGCCCCGCCTTCGCGGCCTACATCCGCGAAGTGCTGGTCCCCGAGATCAACCCCGGCACTGTCGTCATTCTCGACAACCTGGCAACCCACCGGAATAAGGAGGCGACGCAGGCTTTACGCAATCACGGCTGCTGGTTCCTTTACCTGCCACCGTACTCGCCCGACCTGAATCCCATCGAGCAGGCCTTCTCTAAACTGAAAGCCCATTTGCGACGGATCGGGGCCAGGTCCTTTACCCAGGTCTTCGAAGCAATCGGAGCAATCTGCGATCTCTACGACCCAGTAGAATGCTGGAACTACTTTAAGGCCGCCGGATATGTCTCAGGTTAA
- a CDS encoding ferric reductase encodes MLVPVAVAAASPLLAWRDPVYIAAGFAGIAAMALMMVQPLLARGYLPGLPARLSRRVHRINGALLVFLVTLHVAGLWVTSPPDMIDALTFSSPTPFSNWGVIAMWALFVSAHSVKIRHYWRFGPANWRIAHAILAVVIVVTTVVHAVLVQGTMGTKSKTALGVFIAAALAIVVADVFRRSHRRR; translated from the coding sequence ATGCTGGTTCCGGTCGCAGTGGCCGCGGCCAGCCCACTTCTTGCCTGGCGTGACCCGGTCTATATTGCCGCTGGCTTTGCGGGCATTGCTGCCATGGCGCTGATGATGGTTCAGCCATTGCTGGCGCGGGGATATCTGCCAGGGCTACCTGCGCGCCTGAGTCGTCGCGTGCACCGGATCAACGGGGCACTTTTGGTCTTTCTGGTCACACTTCACGTGGCTGGACTTTGGGTCACCAGCCCACCGGATATGATCGACGCCCTGACCTTTTCGTCGCCGACTCCGTTCTCAAACTGGGGTGTCATTGCGATGTGGGCGCTGTTTGTGTCCGCGCATTCGGTTAAAATTCGGCATTACTGGCGCTTTGGTCCGGCAAACTGGCGGATCGCTCATGCGATATTGGCGGTCGTGATCGTTGTCACCACAGTCGTTCATGCCGTGCTTGTTCAGGGCACGATGGGCACGAAATCCAAAACGGCTCTCGGCGTCTTCATTGCTGCGGCATTGGCTATCGTTGTCGCCGATGTCTTCAGGCGCAGCCACCGCAGGCGCTGA
- a CDS encoding twin-arginine translocation pathway signal, with the protein MTRLVNMHRSVLFSAAALVATGVTGFAAPARAQSLKATQSMRGGANNYIPGAPIVERIGGGGFLMACTVRRAGDGAPLSGQRIQIWAHTTEGHERDPHSHGATLTDNNGEFRLEMPQIVPAFGQPHGHLAYDGDDFQTVFLRPIMANSSETNLIANFVLQPA; encoded by the coding sequence ATGACCCGATTAGTCAACATGCACCGCTCGGTTCTTTTCTCCGCTGCGGCGCTAGTTGCGACCGGCGTGACAGGTTTCGCAGCGCCCGCCCGTGCGCAATCCCTAAAGGCGACACAGTCGATGCGAGGTGGGGCAAACAACTACATTCCCGGCGCGCCGATCGTGGAGCGGATTGGCGGTGGCGGCTTTTTGATGGCATGTACGGTCCGTCGCGCAGGCGATGGCGCCCCGCTGTCTGGTCAGCGCATTCAGATCTGGGCGCATACAACTGAGGGGCACGAGCGTGATCCCCATAGTCACGGCGCAACGCTAACCGACAATAATGGCGAATTTCGCCTCGAAATGCCGCAGATTGTCCCTGCGTTTGGCCAGCCCCACGGGCATTTGGCCTATGATGGGGATGATTTTCAAACGGTGTTTCTGCGTCCGATCATGGCCAACTCAAGTGAAACGAACCTCATTGCCAACTTTGTCCTTCAACCGGCTTGA
- the ureG gene encoding urease accessory protein UreG codes for MTSTNGPLRVGIGGPVGAGKTTLTAALCVAMRDQFSVAAITNDIYTREDAEALVRLQALPSDRIMGVETGGCPHTAIREDASINLAAVAEMTARHPDLEVVFIESGGDNLSATFSPELADLTLYIIDVAAGEEIPRKGGPAITRSDLLIINKTDLAPHVGASLDVMRRDAARMRGDRPFEFAFLKADDGIQAIIQHVTEIGGLRAIACR; via the coding sequence ATGACGTCTACAAATGGCCCTCTGCGCGTTGGCATCGGCGGCCCGGTCGGCGCAGGCAAAACCACCCTGACCGCCGCGCTGTGCGTGGCAATGCGCGATCAGTTCTCGGTCGCCGCAATCACAAACGATATCTACACGCGCGAAGATGCCGAGGCGCTGGTACGCCTTCAGGCGCTGCCCAGTGACCGGATCATGGGTGTCGAGACCGGCGGTTGCCCTCATACGGCGATCCGTGAGGATGCCTCTATCAACCTTGCCGCCGTGGCCGAAATGACCGCCCGCCATCCAGACCTTGAGGTCGTGTTCATCGAAAGCGGTGGCGACAACCTGTCGGCAACCTTCAGCCCCGAGCTGGCAGACCTGACGCTTTACATCATCGACGTTGCTGCGGGCGAAGAGATCCCTCGGAAAGGCGGCCCCGCAATCACCAGGTCTGACTTGCTGATCATCAACAAAACCGACCTGGCCCCTCATGTCGGCGCATCGCTCGACGTCATGCGACGGGACGCTGCCAGAATGCGCGGCGACCGACCCTTCGAATTTGCCTTTTTGAAAGCGGATGATGGAATACAGGCTATCATCCAGCACGTGACGGAAATCGGTGGTCTAAGGGCGATTGCTTGCAGGTGA
- a CDS encoding urease accessory protein UreF: MTTEALSPNDLLTLAQWLSPSFPVGAFSYSHGLEWSVDTGEVTNANSFATWLATVIEQGAGRTDLILLAAAYRAGSRGELAEVDALARALACSAERLLETEQQGAAFAHTASAIWRLNLPELAFPVAVGAAASSQGVPLDPTARMYLQAFASNLVSAAIRLIPLGQTEGQACLGGLATLINRTADIALGQSLDGLGSSAFLVDIASMCHETQNSRIFRS; this comes from the coding sequence ATGACCACTGAGGCACTGTCGCCCAACGATTTGCTGACCCTGGCGCAATGGCTCTCGCCCAGCTTTCCGGTCGGGGCGTTCAGTTACAGTCATGGGTTGGAATGGTCGGTCGATACCGGTGAGGTCACCAACGCGAACTCATTCGCGACATGGCTGGCAACCGTGATCGAACAGGGGGCGGGGCGCACCGATTTGATCTTGTTGGCGGCGGCTTATCGCGCGGGATCGCGCGGCGAACTGGCCGAGGTTGACGCGTTGGCCCGTGCTCTTGCGTGCTCGGCTGAGCGCTTGCTGGAAACCGAACAACAGGGGGCAGCATTTGCGCACACCGCCTCGGCAATCTGGAGGCTGAACCTGCCGGAACTGGCGTTTCCGGTTGCGGTGGGCGCGGCGGCCTCCTCGCAGGGCGTTCCGCTTGATCCTACGGCACGGATGTACCTTCAGGCTTTCGCCAGCAATCTGGTATCAGCTGCGATCCGCTTGATCCCGCTGGGCCAGACCGAAGGGCAGGCATGCCTCGGCGGGTTGGCAACGCTGATCAACCGAACTGCAGATATCGCCCTGGGACAGTCATTGGACGGCCTTGGGTCATCCGCGTTTCTGGTCGATATCGCCTCAATGTGCCACGAAACCCAAAACTCAAGGATATTCCGCTCATGA
- a CDS encoding urease accessory protein UreE — MRNWLLWGWIATVSCDTSSATCFICRTTVRKTFGGPVLTPRDLQELVCHTVRHHADSRDRGAACTLTYDARFLRRKTLTTDSGEAFLVDLPHTTSLHHGDAFELTDGRLIEVIAAKEPLLEITGELTPLAWHIGNRHCPCQIEPDRLLIQRDKVIRDMLEKLGATLREVSESFTPEGGAYGHGRTHSHDH; from the coding sequence ATGCGAAACTGGCTTCTATGGGGCTGGATCGCGACGGTATCGTGCGACACGTCTTCCGCGACATGCTTCATCTGTAGGACGACTGTTCGCAAGACATTCGGGGGGCCGGTCTTGACCCCCCGAGACCTGCAAGAGCTGGTTTGTCATACTGTCCGTCATCACGCCGATAGTCGGGATCGTGGCGCAGCCTGCACCCTCACCTACGACGCGCGCTTCCTGCGCCGCAAAACCCTCACGACAGACAGTGGCGAGGCATTTCTCGTCGATCTCCCCCACACCACGTCCCTCCACCACGGCGACGCCTTCGAACTGACGGATGGCCGCCTGATCGAGGTCATCGCGGCCAAGGAACCCTTGCTGGAGATCACCGGCGAGCTAACACCGCTCGCCTGGCATATCGGCAACCGGCACTGCCCTTGCCAGATCGAACCTGACCGTCTGCTGATCCAGCGCGATAAGGTCATCCGGGATATGTTGGAAAAGCTCGGCGCAACCCTGCGCGAGGTGAGCGAATCCTTCACCCCCGAAGGCGGCGCCTATGGCCACGGACGGACCCATTCCCATGACCACTGA